From Myxococcales bacterium, a single genomic window includes:
- a CDS encoding MFS transporter codes for MDTAALDDVKQLGLGAAIVSLGYVFWVVGAMEMVERFAYYGVKAVATLYAKAPARDGGLGVAMSQFGIILGTWAWVQSVVPVFTGGLSDRYGYKRTIFASTVVKILGYLVMAQFATFYGFFAGAMLLATGTAIFKPGIQGTLVKSTKRENSSMAWGIFYQTVNIGGFLGPLLAGYMRKMQWRYVFLSCAALIACNFLLLLTYQEPGKAERLERARLAKSGELKQEALWKESLRELKKKHVWLYLLIFSGFWYMFNALFDVLPAHIEDWVDTRDIVKTLFGSGGTESAFVKFFVVMNKEGTEIMPEGMLNLNAGLIMTTCFLFAWASGRLRATTSMVVGTLLATLAMFLSGYSKLGWISVGAILIFSVGEMLSSPKFSEFIGNFAPADKKAMYLGFSQIPLAIGWGIEGFTAPVLYDHFASKDRFARVLLAERGMPAADLQAIKQGEAFGALMKFTGESREHLTELMYSTHNIGAVWIFMGVIGIVTAMGIYAYGKWIRTIVKS; via the coding sequence ATGGACACTGCCGCGCTCGACGACGTGAAGCAGCTCGGCCTGGGCGCCGCCATCGTCTCCCTCGGCTACGTGTTCTGGGTCGTCGGCGCCATGGAGATGGTGGAACGCTTCGCTTACTACGGCGTCAAGGCCGTCGCGACGTTGTACGCCAAAGCTCCGGCGCGCGATGGCGGCCTGGGCGTGGCCATGTCGCAGTTCGGGATCATCCTGGGCACCTGGGCCTGGGTGCAGTCGGTGGTCCCGGTGTTCACTGGCGGTTTGTCGGATCGGTATGGCTACAAAAGAACCATCTTCGCCTCGACGGTGGTCAAGATCCTCGGCTACCTGGTGATGGCGCAGTTCGCGACGTTCTACGGCTTCTTCGCCGGGGCCATGCTGCTCGCCACAGGTACCGCGATCTTCAAGCCGGGCATTCAGGGCACTCTGGTCAAGTCCACCAAGCGCGAGAACAGCTCGATGGCCTGGGGTATCTTCTATCAGACCGTGAACATCGGTGGGTTTCTCGGGCCGCTGCTCGCCGGCTACATGCGCAAGATGCAGTGGCGCTACGTGTTCCTCTCTTGCGCGGCGCTCATCGCTTGCAACTTCCTTCTGCTCCTCACTTACCAGGAGCCGGGCAAGGCAGAGCGCCTCGAGCGCGCCCGCCTGGCAAAGAGCGGCGAGCTCAAACAGGAAGCGCTCTGGAAGGAGTCGCTGCGCGAGCTCAAGAAGAAACACGTCTGGCTGTACCTGCTGATCTTCTCGGGGTTCTGGTACATGTTCAACGCCCTCTTCGACGTGCTTCCGGCCCACATCGAAGATTGGGTCGACACGCGCGATATCGTAAAGACGCTGTTCGGCTCGGGTGGGACGGAGAGCGCCTTCGTGAAGTTCTTCGTCGTGATGAACAAAGAAGGCACGGAGATCATGCCGGAGGGCATGTTGAACCTGAACGCCGGCCTGATCATGACGACCTGCTTTTTGTTCGCCTGGGCCAGCGGTCGTTTGCGGGCTACGACCAGCATGGTGGTCGGAACGCTGCTCGCAACACTGGCAATGTTCCTGTCCGGGTACTCGAAGCTCGGCTGGATCTCGGTCGGGGCGATCCTGATCTTCAGCGTGGGTGAGATGCTCTCGAGCCCGAAATTCAGCGAATTCATCGGCAACTTCGCGCCGGCCGACAAGAAGGCAATGTACCTGGGGTTCTCTCAGATCCCCTTGGCCATTGGCTGGGGCATCGAAGGGTTCACGGCCCCGGTTCTGTACGATCACTTTGCATCGAAGGATCGATTCGCCCGCGTGCTCCTGGCCGAGCGCGGCATGCCGGCGGCCGATCTGCAGGCGATCAAACAAGGTGAGGCCTTTGGTGCCCTGATGAAGTTCACGGGCGAATCCCGGGAGCACCTCACCGAGCTCATGTACTCGACCCACAACATTGGTGCGGTGTGGATCTTCATGGGTGTCATCGGCATCGTGACGGCGATGGGCATCTACGCTTACGGCAAGTGGATCCGCACCATCGTCAAGAGCTGA
- a CDS encoding site-2 protease family protein — protein sequence MNFSWRIASVRGIAIRVHVTFLLVVALGGFEWGVSHGALGALFGAVLVCLLFACVALHELGHSLVAQRLGVSVREILLLPIGGVARLGREPKSALDELLIAVAGPLVNVVIACLLVGASLLHAGSAWFAGGGFVRSLVAPPSAATLVAVLISANVALAVFNMIPALPMDGGRVFRALLTFVFGKLKATNIAATVGQVIAAGLAIFGLLSANLILVFIGVFVFMGAAQERSTARALSALAGLSAGDAVDTRALCLEPGDMLGVAMQHALRSGQPFYPVVLGERLVGNISREEILRAVRRSGPLTFVAGVMSRDLEEVDLTEPLTEVRSRLIERGGRPLVVRGPHGPLGLISLDDLARAASMADLLHHLRGPGGAEAR from the coding sequence ATGAATTTCTCCTGGCGCATCGCCTCCGTGCGCGGCATCGCGATTCGCGTCCACGTCACGTTCCTCCTGGTGGTGGCGCTCGGGGGCTTCGAGTGGGGCGTTTCGCACGGCGCGCTCGGGGCGCTCTTCGGTGCGGTGCTGGTGTGCCTGTTGTTTGCCTGTGTCGCGCTGCACGAGCTCGGTCACAGCCTGGTCGCTCAGCGGCTCGGGGTCTCAGTGCGGGAGATCTTGCTCCTGCCCATCGGCGGCGTCGCTCGCTTGGGGCGCGAGCCAAAGTCTGCCCTCGACGAGCTGTTGATCGCCGTCGCCGGGCCACTGGTGAACGTCGTCATCGCGTGCCTGCTGGTCGGCGCGAGCCTGTTGCACGCCGGGTCGGCGTGGTTCGCTGGGGGTGGGTTCGTGCGCAGCCTGGTGGCGCCGCCCTCGGCCGCGACGTTGGTTGCCGTCTTGATCTCGGCGAACGTGGCCCTCGCCGTCTTCAACATGATCCCCGCTCTGCCCATGGACGGCGGTCGGGTGTTTCGTGCGCTCCTGACCTTCGTTTTCGGCAAGCTCAAAGCCACGAACATCGCCGCCACCGTCGGTCAGGTGATCGCCGCCGGCTTGGCAATCTTTGGCCTCTTGAGTGCGAACTTGATCTTGGTCTTCATTGGTGTCTTCGTGTTCATGGGCGCCGCCCAAGAGCGCTCGACGGCCCGCGCCCTTTCGGCTCTCGCGGGCCTCTCTGCCGGCGACGCCGTGGACACCCGGGCGCTGTGTCTCGAGCCCGGTGACATGCTCGGTGTCGCCATGCAGCACGCACTGCGCTCCGGGCAGCCCTTTTATCCGGTCGTGCTCGGCGAGCGCCTGGTCGGCAACATCTCGCGCGAGGAGATCCTCCGGGCCGTGCGTCGCTCGGGACCGCTGACCTTCGTGGCGGGAGTCATGAGCCGGGATCTCGAAGAGGTGGACCTGACAGAGCCGCTCACGGAGGTGCGAAGCCGGCTGATCGAGCGCGGCGGGCGTCCTTTGGTCGTGCGCGGCCCGCACGGGCCATTGGGACTCATCAGCCTGGACGATCTGGCGCGCGCCGCGAGCATGGCAGACCTCCTACACCACCTTCGGGGCCCCGGCGGCGCCGAGGCGCGTTGA
- a CDS encoding phosphatidylinositol transfer protein, whose amino-acid sequence MRTVWALGCGMTLGFVLVGCGASDTQDPGYTNAGGGVGATGGAPGGGGASAGGTSGVGGGGGAPLGGGGAGASGGVSGGGGGGASGSGGAGGTGAGCVPMPACDAPLPTFSKRSWKHTTISPIIVATGFANHRGRDLVLTPSLDQWVLGKFAYGVADKDLHDEEVDIWLNRDCGTGWEQLGTGVTTYDGDHATIEGAEDTGGRIYFQIPASKKLGIGRHRIYMVVAGDLSGTEAYIEVVPPGTQYFFSDVDGTLTTTETAEYGSILTGSVSDANPDAGKALTLLAQKGYRPFYLTARPEFLVGRTREFVKVRGFPLGVVHTTFALGGTGGAAYAFKKAEFDEFLGRGFVAAYAFGNTASDADAFFMSNIQPSNHRIFFQFTDAAHAGRRIEAYTELLGEFGGLAKPCN is encoded by the coding sequence ATGCGCACAGTTTGGGCACTTGGTTGTGGCATGACTCTGGGGTTCGTCCTCGTCGGTTGCGGGGCGTCCGACACGCAGGATCCCGGTTACACGAACGCGGGGGGCGGGGTTGGTGCGACCGGTGGTGCTCCCGGCGGCGGAGGCGCGAGTGCGGGAGGCACCAGCGGGGTCGGTGGCGGCGGCGGTGCGCCGCTCGGCGGCGGCGGAGCAGGAGCTAGCGGTGGAGTTTCCGGCGGTGGTGGCGGAGGTGCATCGGGCAGCGGCGGAGCTGGCGGCACCGGCGCCGGCTGCGTGCCCATGCCCGCGTGCGACGCGCCACTGCCGACGTTCAGCAAGCGTAGCTGGAAACACACCACCATCAGCCCGATCATCGTGGCGACGGGTTTTGCGAACCATCGCGGCCGCGACCTCGTTCTAACCCCGAGCTTGGATCAGTGGGTGCTCGGCAAGTTCGCGTACGGAGTCGCAGACAAGGACTTGCACGACGAAGAGGTGGATATCTGGCTCAACCGTGACTGTGGCACCGGCTGGGAGCAGCTCGGTACCGGAGTTACCACCTACGACGGGGACCACGCGACGATCGAGGGCGCCGAAGACACCGGCGGTCGTATCTATTTCCAGATCCCGGCGTCGAAGAAGCTCGGTATCGGTCGCCACCGCATCTACATGGTCGTTGCGGGCGATCTGAGTGGCACGGAGGCCTACATCGAGGTCGTGCCACCTGGCACGCAGTACTTCTTCAGCGACGTCGACGGCACGTTGACCACCACCGAGACGGCGGAGTACGGCTCGATTCTGACCGGCAGCGTTTCGGACGCGAATCCCGACGCCGGCAAGGCGCTGACGCTGCTCGCCCAGAAAGGTTACCGGCCGTTCTACCTGACCGCTCGGCCCGAGTTCTTGGTCGGGCGGACCCGCGAGTTCGTGAAGGTGCGCGGTTTCCCGCTCGGCGTGGTCCACACCACCTTCGCCCTCGGTGGCACCGGCGGCGCGGCCTACGCGTTCAAGAAGGCAGAGTTCGACGAGTTCCTGGGGCGCGGGTTCGTGGCCGCCTACGCCTTTGGCAACACCGCGTCCGATGCCGACGCCTTCTTCATGTCGAACATCCAGCCGAGCAACCATCGGATCTTCTTTCAATTCACCGACGCGGCTCACGCGGGACGTCGGATCGAGGCCTACACCGAGCTGCTCGGGGAGTTCGGCGGCCTCGCAAAGCCGTGTAACTGA
- a CDS encoding prolyl oligopeptidase family serine peptidase produces MPTTTRARLVALLALAVLVAACDSRSSAPSPAPASNSGSSVGLSPRPPTAARAAAPLEYIERLTGGARSDDALPLIVAMHGLGDRPESFGELFASFDGKARVVLLRAPDAWGDGFSWFPFRPNDGDALRSRGMSDAAERVVAMLGVLTARRPTRGKPIVTGFSQGGMLSFTIFARHPELVQAAFPIGGALPEPLWPSADAAHSAARLVALHGESDDRVPLGPTRAAVDALGRRGFEARIETFPGVGHRIPAELRARYFELLREELSKG; encoded by the coding sequence ATGCCGACCACGACCCGCGCCAGGCTCGTCGCGCTCCTCGCACTCGCGGTGTTGGTCGCGGCCTGCGACTCTCGCTCGTCCGCGCCAAGCCCTGCGCCAGCATCGAACAGCGGAAGCTCGGTCGGCCTCTCGCCACGACCGCCTACGGCAGCGCGCGCTGCGGCTCCCCTCGAATACATCGAGCGCCTGACCGGCGGAGCGCGAAGCGACGACGCGCTGCCTTTGATCGTGGCAATGCATGGGCTCGGGGATCGTCCCGAGTCGTTCGGTGAACTGTTCGCGTCATTCGATGGCAAGGCGCGAGTGGTGCTCCTTCGCGCGCCCGATGCTTGGGGCGATGGCTTCTCGTGGTTTCCGTTCCGCCCGAACGACGGCGACGCGCTTCGCTCGCGTGGCATGAGCGACGCAGCCGAACGCGTGGTCGCGATGCTGGGGGTACTCACTGCGCGGCGTCCGACGCGTGGGAAGCCCATCGTCACCGGGTTTTCCCAAGGTGGCATGTTGAGCTTCACGATCTTCGCGCGCCACCCGGAGCTCGTTCAAGCCGCGTTCCCCATCGGCGGGGCCTTGCCCGAACCGCTCTGGCCCTCCGCCGACGCCGCGCACTCCGCGGCACGCCTCGTCGCGCTACACGGCGAGAGCGATGACCGTGTCCCACTCGGCCCAACCCGCGCTGCCGTCGATGCGCTCGGTCGCCGTGGGTTCGAGGCGCGCATCGAGACTTTTCCCGGGGTCGGGCACCGCATCCCAGCGGAGCTTCGCGCTCGCTATTTCGAGCTCTTGCGCGAGGAGCTGTCGAAGGGCTGA
- a CDS encoding amidase: protein MVSFSALELAAKIRARELSSREVIEAHIRRIELVNPALNAVVATRFDEALSEARAADEQLAHSDVDALPPLFGVPCTIKEFYAVRGMPQTGGLWIRRHEIATEDALVVRRLRAAGAIVLGVTNVPEGGLWLETHNRVYGLTNNPWDLRRTPGGSSGGEGAIVAAGGSPFGMGSDIGGSIRLPAAFCGVAGHKPTGRMVPNTGHWPPLGGELRAYLCCGPIARRVDDLSALWRIVAGPDEPGFVEPFTLGDPDSVALSDLTVFPVEHSGVSAEAALRVAVEDAVRVLVQRGARVGRLRSDVFRRALWVWGAMMSEDEGVSYAELVSGDPELSVLRELGKLALGRSRHTGPVLALIFGERLMRRAPSRHSRRLIEIGKALGRELEDTLGDRGVIVHPPYARTAPYHRAPLLRPLDAGFTSIFNVLELPATQVPTGIDARGLPLGVQVIAARGRDHLCLAAASAIEAELGTFTPIDPRPRARKPTQPFDSSSRKSSK from the coding sequence ATCGTCAGCTTCTCCGCCCTCGAACTCGCCGCGAAGATCCGGGCGCGGGAGCTCAGCTCCCGCGAGGTCATCGAGGCGCATATTCGTCGCATCGAGCTGGTGAACCCCGCGCTGAACGCCGTCGTTGCGACCCGCTTCGACGAGGCGCTCTCGGAGGCGCGCGCGGCGGACGAGCAGCTCGCACACAGCGACGTCGACGCGCTCCCGCCGCTGTTCGGCGTGCCCTGCACCATCAAAGAGTTCTATGCGGTGCGCGGAATGCCGCAGACCGGAGGGCTCTGGATCCGGCGACACGAGATCGCGACGGAGGACGCTCTCGTCGTGCGACGCTTGCGGGCTGCCGGGGCGATCGTGCTGGGCGTGACCAACGTGCCCGAGGGCGGCCTCTGGCTCGAGACGCACAATCGAGTCTACGGACTCACCAACAACCCCTGGGATCTGCGGCGCACACCCGGCGGGAGCAGCGGCGGCGAAGGGGCGATCGTCGCCGCGGGTGGCTCACCCTTTGGCATGGGCTCGGACATTGGCGGGTCCATCCGTCTGCCGGCGGCGTTTTGCGGCGTGGCCGGGCACAAACCCACGGGGCGCATGGTGCCGAACACGGGTCACTGGCCGCCCCTCGGCGGCGAGCTTCGCGCCTATCTCTGTTGCGGGCCGATCGCGCGCAGGGTTGATGATCTGAGCGCGCTGTGGCGCATCGTGGCAGGACCGGACGAGCCTGGGTTCGTGGAGCCTTTCACCTTGGGCGACCCGGATTCGGTGGCGCTCTCGGACCTCACGGTGTTTCCGGTCGAACACAGCGGGGTCAGCGCCGAGGCCGCGCTCCGCGTTGCGGTGGAGGACGCCGTGCGGGTCTTGGTGCAACGCGGCGCTCGTGTCGGGCGTCTGCGATCGGATGTGTTTCGCCGCGCGCTCTGGGTGTGGGGCGCGATGATGTCGGAAGACGAGGGCGTGAGCTACGCGGAGCTCGTCAGCGGGGATCCCGAGCTGTCGGTGCTCCGCGAGCTCGGCAAGCTGGCCTTGGGTCGGTCACGCCACACCGGACCGGTGCTGGCCCTGATCTTCGGAGAGCGCTTGATGCGGCGCGCCCCGAGCCGACACAGCCGGCGCCTGATCGAAATCGGCAAGGCTCTCGGTCGCGAGCTCGAGGACACCCTCGGCGATCGAGGGGTCATCGTGCATCCCCCCTACGCCCGAACGGCGCCCTACCACCGGGCGCCGTTGCTGCGGCCCCTCGACGCGGGGTTCACGTCGATCTTCAACGTGCTCGAGTTACCGGCCACTCAGGTGCCGACCGGGATCGACGCTCGCGGTCTGCCCCTCGGAGTGCAAGTCATCGCCGCTCGGGGGCGCGACCACCTGTGCCTCGCAGCGGCCAGTGCCATCGAAGCGGAGCTCGGCACGTTCACGCCCATCGATCCGCGGCCGCGCGCTCGAAAGCCGACTCAGCCCTTCGACAGCTCCTCGCGCAAGAGCTCGAAATAG
- a CDS encoding CoA pyrophosphatase: MPPRRGAFAPAAVVVPLRLAGHDTVIVVVRSTELADHAGELGFPGGKPLPGEALSSAAYRELGEELAVTSDELEPLGELTPIPVVTGKYLITPFVAALATSAAPRIASSELSALLEVPLRPYLAGERKIFGFMTDWRGTPFALPHFRLDDRVLFGASAVILYELIARLARELGVRLPELEIEADRPWGNRYPA, translated from the coding sequence GTGCCGCCTCGACGTGGTGCCTTCGCGCCTGCCGCCGTAGTCGTTCCGCTCCGCCTCGCAGGGCACGACACCGTCATCGTGGTCGTGCGCTCCACTGAGCTCGCAGACCACGCCGGGGAGTTGGGGTTTCCAGGTGGAAAACCCCTGCCTGGTGAGGCCCTCTCCAGCGCCGCTTATCGCGAGCTGGGAGAGGAGCTGGCGGTGACGAGTGATGAGCTGGAACCTCTGGGCGAGCTGACACCGATCCCGGTCGTGACCGGCAAGTACTTGATCACACCCTTCGTCGCCGCGCTCGCCACGTCCGCCGCTCCACGCATCGCCTCGTCCGAGCTCTCGGCGCTGCTCGAAGTGCCGCTCCGGCCTTACCTGGCTGGTGAGCGCAAGATCTTCGGTTTCATGACCGATTGGCGCGGAACGCCGTTTGCGTTGCCGCACTTCCGGCTGGATGACCGCGTCTTGTTCGGTGCGAGCGCCGTCATCCTGTACGAGCTGATCGCGCGTCTGGCGCGTGAGCTCGGTGTCCGTTTGCCAGAGCTGGAAATCGAAGCGGACCGCCCTTGGGGGAACCGCTACCCTGCGTGA
- a CDS encoding MATE family efflux transporter: MARQTAEVRPATSSRISGEAAELAPLVRLGAPLALASLGQTLIGTIAVAVAGRLGEDELSAVGLGAALYFTVAVFGLGVVLGIDPLITQALGRGDHEGARRGLSQGIWLALAAALGLALVIAALAVGLDVLGLPADTARFARGYLFGRLPGLAPYLVFAALRSFAAAEGETRPVLMAAVVANLSMFIVAPLLAQGSVVLGLGPARTFGIGLAESAGACLQLAVLFASPLGRKLRRLRLATPSRELGLEVLRVGIPVGLALVAEHAVFATVNLLVALIEPAALGAHQVAITWVGTLFMLPVGLGGATVVRVGRALGRGDVLAARRAGRASLVLSLLFGIGAAALFWLFPWQLSGLISRDPRVLAVSAPLMGIAALALAADSVQAALAGAVRGAGDTRFALWATLLSHYGLGLPLGVALSTRGALGASGLWLGLTLGLGAVAIALAVRFSRTVSLGLVHGKSWASHSRKSSSLAPWPAPRCSPPCRLDVVPSRLPP, encoded by the coding sequence TTGGCGAGGCAAACGGCGGAGGTCCGCCCGGCGACATCGAGTCGAATTTCGGGTGAAGCAGCGGAGCTTGCGCCTCTCGTACGGCTGGGTGCGCCGCTCGCGCTCGCGAGTCTCGGGCAGACCTTGATTGGAACGATCGCCGTGGCAGTTGCCGGGCGTTTGGGTGAGGACGAGCTGTCCGCGGTGGGGCTCGGCGCTGCGCTCTACTTCACCGTCGCCGTGTTCGGGCTCGGTGTGGTGCTTGGCATCGATCCGCTGATCACACAGGCGCTCGGCCGAGGTGATCACGAGGGCGCGCGCCGGGGTCTGTCACAAGGCATCTGGCTCGCTCTCGCGGCGGCGCTGGGACTCGCTCTCGTGATCGCGGCGCTCGCGGTCGGGCTGGACGTGCTTGGGCTGCCAGCGGACACTGCCCGCTTCGCACGCGGGTATTTGTTCGGTCGCTTGCCTGGGCTCGCGCCGTACCTCGTGTTCGCCGCACTTCGGAGCTTTGCGGCCGCGGAGGGTGAGACCCGACCCGTGCTGATGGCGGCGGTCGTCGCCAACCTGTCGATGTTCATCGTCGCTCCGCTGCTCGCCCAAGGTTCCGTCGTGCTCGGGCTGGGGCCAGCGCGGACCTTCGGTATCGGCCTGGCGGAGAGCGCCGGGGCCTGTTTGCAGCTCGCCGTGTTGTTCGCGAGCCCGCTCGGTCGAAAGCTACGGCGTCTCCGCCTCGCGACCCCCTCCCGGGAGCTGGGTCTCGAGGTGCTGCGAGTGGGGATCCCGGTTGGACTCGCGCTCGTCGCCGAACACGCGGTGTTTGCCACGGTCAACCTGCTGGTGGCGTTAATCGAGCCGGCGGCGCTGGGAGCTCATCAAGTCGCGATCACGTGGGTCGGAACGTTGTTCATGCTCCCGGTCGGACTCGGGGGAGCGACGGTCGTGCGGGTTGGGCGCGCGCTGGGCCGCGGGGACGTGCTGGCAGCGCGCCGCGCCGGACGCGCCTCCCTCGTGCTCTCGCTGCTCTTTGGTATCGGCGCAGCCGCGCTCTTCTGGCTCTTCCCGTGGCAGCTGTCCGGTTTGATCAGCCGTGACCCACGCGTGCTCGCGGTGTCGGCTCCGCTGATGGGGATCGCCGCCCTCGCGCTCGCCGCGGACTCCGTGCAGGCGGCGCTCGCAGGCGCGGTCCGCGGGGCCGGTGACACTCGGTTCGCACTCTGGGCAACGTTGCTCTCCCACTACGGTCTGGGTCTCCCTCTCGGGGTCGCGCTCTCGACGCGCGGCGCGCTCGGGGCCTCGGGTTTGTGGCTGGGGCTGACCTTGGGCCTCGGCGCAGTTGCGATCGCGCTCGCGGTGCGCTTCAGTCGCACCGTCTCGCTAGGTCTGGTGCACGGGAAGTCATGGGCGTCTCACTCTCGAAAGAGCTCATCACTCGCGCCTTGGCCGGCGCCTCGGTGTTCCCCGCCGTGCCGCCTCGACGTGGTGCCTTCGCGCCTGCCGCCGTAG
- a CDS encoding alpha/beta fold hydrolase: protein MTRPIFVFAHGAGASSSSAWMAGWKTRLETLGDVHCFDYPYMAAGSRRPDRLPALVSAHREVVQNALSSRTAPLILVGKSMGSRVGCHVATEPHLLPAPVLGLVCLGYPLVGQNGQLRDQVLHALRVPVLFVQGTRDKLCPLDRLEQARAKMTTTSALYVVDGGDHSLMVTKTQLKRSGTTQTDEDTKVLEAIARFVTPLTQDPI, encoded by the coding sequence ATGACCCGACCGATCTTCGTCTTCGCCCACGGCGCCGGGGCCTCCTCCTCCTCGGCGTGGATGGCAGGCTGGAAAACGCGTCTGGAGACCCTGGGTGACGTTCACTGCTTCGACTATCCGTACATGGCCGCGGGGTCGAGGCGCCCGGATCGTCTACCGGCGCTCGTCAGCGCCCACCGCGAAGTCGTCCAGAACGCACTGTCGAGCCGCACCGCCCCGCTGATTCTGGTCGGCAAGAGCATGGGCTCTCGAGTCGGCTGCCACGTCGCGACGGAGCCCCACCTGCTGCCGGCCCCGGTACTCGGGCTGGTGTGTCTCGGCTATCCGCTGGTCGGGCAGAACGGGCAACTGCGGGACCAAGTCCTCCACGCGCTGCGTGTCCCGGTGCTCTTCGTTCAAGGCACGCGCGACAAACTCTGTCCGCTCGATCGCCTCGAGCAAGCTCGCGCAAAAATGACGACGACGAGCGCGCTCTACGTCGTAGACGGCGGAGACCACTCACTGATGGTCACAAAGACCCAGTTGAAGCGGAGCGGAACGACTCAGACCGACGAGGACACGAAGGTGCTCGAAGCCATCGCTCGTTTCGTGACGCCGCTAACCCAAGATCCTATCTAG
- a CDS encoding crotonase/enoyl-CoA hydratase family protein has protein sequence MRHPAMPETLHVQRNEHVVSIVLDRPTMPPVFFDELGTAFEEIAQDDSVRAVVLRSSCKHFTYGLDLPAAFAELGPSLQGGTAAVRGELHRTILRLQAHITKVASCPVPVIAAVHGWCIGGGIDLVSACDIRLATSDARFSVRETKIAIVADLGILQRLPLLIGQGAARELAFTGKDISAERAERIGLVNEIFADPEALLAGAESLAAAIAANAPLTVRGVKRVLDFGVGRRVADGLDYVAAWNSAFLASEDLGEALSAFLEKRPPSFQGR, from the coding sequence ATGCGGCATCCTGCCATGCCCGAAACCCTTCACGTGCAACGAAACGAACACGTGGTCAGCATCGTGCTCGACCGCCCGACCATGCCCCCGGTGTTCTTCGATGAGCTCGGCACGGCCTTCGAAGAGATCGCGCAGGATGACAGCGTGCGAGCGGTCGTCCTCCGCTCGAGCTGCAAACATTTCACCTACGGTCTCGACCTGCCCGCGGCCTTCGCCGAGCTGGGGCCGAGCCTCCAAGGCGGGACTGCCGCCGTTCGTGGCGAGCTCCATCGCACGATCCTGCGGCTGCAGGCGCACATCACCAAGGTGGCGAGCTGTCCGGTCCCGGTCATCGCGGCGGTGCACGGCTGGTGCATCGGAGGCGGCATTGATCTCGTCAGCGCCTGCGACATCCGGCTGGCCACCAGTGATGCGCGCTTTTCGGTGCGCGAGACCAAGATCGCCATCGTCGCCGATCTCGGCATTCTCCAGCGTCTGCCCCTCTTGATCGGTCAGGGCGCCGCTCGCGAGCTCGCTTTCACCGGCAAGGACATCTCGGCCGAGCGAGCGGAGCGCATCGGGCTCGTGAACGAGATCTTTGCGGATCCGGAGGCGCTGCTCGCCGGGGCCGAGAGCCTCGCCGCCGCGATCGCCGCAAACGCGCCGCTCACCGTGCGCGGAGTGAAACGGGTGCTCGATTTCGGCGTTGGCCGACGGGTGGCCGACGGGCTCGACTACGTCGCTGCGTGGAACTCGGCGTTCCTGGCCTCCGAAGACCTCGGAGAGGCTCTGAGCGCGTTCCTCGAAAAACGCCCCCCCAGCTTCCAGGGACGCTGA
- a CDS encoding sigma-70 family RNA polymerase sigma factor, protein MSVEHELIARALDGDGKAFATLVEPHLSLLYRIAARACGDRSLAEDAVQDALALTHERLARYQPGTSFRAFLAAHAVRRAQTLLRGERRRRVREESADAPENLPGPAELVRAAHAARRVRDALATLPEKRRSVAMLRLDAGLSYAEIAEAVGTTEGSARVLVHMAMKELRSELADLVAGEESSVQS, encoded by the coding sequence GTGTCAGTCGAACACGAGCTGATCGCCCGCGCGCTCGACGGCGACGGAAAGGCGTTCGCCACGCTGGTCGAACCCCATCTCAGCTTGCTCTACCGCATCGCAGCCCGCGCCTGCGGCGACCGCAGCTTGGCAGAAGATGCGGTGCAGGACGCCCTGGCCCTCACCCATGAACGTCTGGCCCGATACCAGCCCGGCACTTCGTTCCGCGCGTTTCTCGCAGCCCACGCCGTGCGAAGGGCACAGACGCTGCTCAGAGGCGAGCGCCGCCGCCGCGTGCGCGAGGAGTCGGCCGACGCACCGGAGAACCTGCCCGGACCCGCGGAGCTGGTGCGCGCGGCCCATGCCGCTCGGCGAGTCCGCGACGCGCTCGCCACCTTGCCGGAGAAGCGGCGCAGTGTCGCCATGCTACGCCTCGACGCGGGCTTGTCCTACGCCGAGATCGCGGAAGCAGTCGGCACTACGGAAGGCTCCGCGCGAGTGCTCGTGCACATGGCCATGAAGGAGCTCCGGAGCGAGCTTGCCGATCTCGTGGCCGGAGAGGAAAGTTCGGTGCAGTCATGA
- a CDS encoding periplasmic heavy metal sensor has translation MHRMLVQCVLALVLLFAVSPVHAEGKAAEEKRAKVQQRLKQLKTRVLRQEVGLDEKKADQVQKILTKYEPERVKLQRQHRDYRRALRDLLKADSNDDAEYKKNIEGFRSTQKKLNAVRDKEMDEVAKLITPKQQAKLYAAVERLRRKFARARQDD, from the coding sequence ATGCACCGCATGCTGGTCCAATGTGTGTTGGCGCTCGTGTTGCTCTTCGCGGTCTCACCTGTTCACGCCGAGGGCAAGGCGGCCGAGGAGAAACGCGCAAAGGTTCAGCAGCGCCTGAAACAGCTCAAGACGCGCGTGCTCCGTCAGGAAGTCGGCCTCGACGAGAAGAAGGCCGACCAGGTCCAGAAGATCTTGACCAAGTACGAGCCCGAAAGAGTCAAGCTGCAGCGCCAGCACCGGGACTACCGACGCGCCCTCCGCGATCTACTGAAAGCCGACAGCAACGACGACGCGGAGTACAAGAAGAACATCGAAGGGTTTCGCAGCACCCAGAAGAAGCTCAATGCGGTCCGTGACAAGGAAATGGACGAGGTCGCAAAGCTGATCACGCCGAAGCAGCAGGCCAAGCTCTACGCCGCCGTGGAACGGCTGCGCCGCAAGTTTGCGCGGGCGCGCCAAGACGACTGA